From the genome of Desulfobotulus pelophilus:
CGCCATGGCGTAGCCCTTGCTGGAACCCATGAAAAAGTCCGGCGGATTTTCTTCGGCAAGCTTTTCCAGGGTGGCGTAATCGGCACCTTCCACCACCTTCATTCCCGTCTGTTCATCTTCAGAAAGAAGACTTTCCAGGGATTTTTTCAATTGACCGGAGCGGCTTCCCGATGCAGCCACAAGGGTTTTTACGCCGATTTCCGCAAGAAAGGGTACAAGGCCTGCCACCAGATCCTCATCCCCGAAGACCATGGCCTTGAGACCGGATACTATTTTGTGACTGTCCACATAGGCGTCTATGAGCCGGGAGCGTTCTTCCAGCAGCATTTTGGGAATGGCCTGTCCGCTGAGATCCTGAAGAAGGGCAAGGAAGCGGTCCGTGGCCCGGATGCCCACGGGAAGCCCCTGAAAATGCGGCGCAAGACCGGATTTTCTGCCAAGGATTGTTAAGGGCGAGATCTCCCGCAAGGCGGATGCGGCCCCCAGATGCAGGCCCGCTTTCGCCTCGATCATGTTCTGCAAACTCTCTAGCGATACACCGCCACGGGGCAGGGTCTCGTATTCCTCCCATTTGCCGCCATCGAGGGTCTCTGAACTGTCCGGTACAAGACAGGGGAAAAGGCCCATGAGACCCACAAGATCCTTGAGATGGCGCTGATCCGCAGGGGAGAGTGCGGCGGTAAAAAGGGGCAGAAGCTCTTCCCGCTTTCCGGCCATGTTCGAAGGGCCTTCCGGAAGAAGCTGATCCACGAGGGCGGAAAGGCTTTTCCAGTAGCCTTCCTCATGGCTGCCGCTGTAACTGGGGGTAGAGGCAAAGATGAGGGGCGGATAGTCCGGGTTGGCTTTCCGGATTTCCTTCAGCATCATGGGCACATCGTCACCAATGGTTTCTGAAAGGCAGGTGGAGGCAATGCCAATGATTTTAGGTCTGTACTGGCGCAGGATGTTGTTGATGGCCATGCGCAGGTTGGCCCCGCCGCCGAAGATGGCCGTGTCTTCATGAAAATTGGAGGAGGCGATGTCCACGGGTTCTTTGAAATGGCTGATCATGTAGCGCCGGATGTAGGTGGCGCAGCCCTGGGAACCGTGGAGCAGGGGAACGCAGCCTTCCACACCCTTGAAGGCCAGGGCCGCCCCAAGGGGGGCGCAGAGGCTGCATGCGTTTTCCGTGACGGGTTTCATGATTTCTTCGGAATGGAACATGGTGCCTCCTTAAAATCCCTTTGTGTACCTGTGATATTTTTTGCTGTATCTTTCCTTTGTGCCTAAGGCGACAATGACTGCTTTGTAAGGAGAGTACAGAAATGAATTTCCGGTTTTTTTCTAAGCCCGCGTTTGGTGATGAAGATCTGGTTTGCCACTGTTTTGCCTATACCCGAAGACATATTGAAGAGGAGTATGCCCTCCATGGACGATCCCTCATTTACGAAAAAATTCTCCGGGAAAAACAATCCGGCGGGTGCGACTGCGCCAGTAAAAATCCCTTAGGCCGGTGATGCCTGCCGGACATCCGCCAGGTGGTGGAGAATTTTTCAGAAAAAAAGAAATCCTGATGCCCCTTTGTCAGCGGTCAAAAAACCGGAACACGGGGCTGGTCACGGTGGCGTGTACCTCCCGTGCGAAGTTGACCATGCCCTCAAAGCCCGCCAGCGGGATTTTCCGTTCGTGGTTGTGGTCGCAGAAGCCAAGACCAAGCTTGAAGGCAATGGGTCTTTCCTTCACACCACCGATGAAAAGATCCGCTCCCTTTTCCATGACGCAGGCGGAAAGCTCCAGAGGATTGGCATCATCTACAATGAGGGTGCCGGGCTTGCAGATCCGGGCAAGTTCCTCGTATTCGTCCCCGGCCCCCGTCTGGGTGCCTGCCATGACCACCTCCATGCCCAAAGCATCCAGCGCCCGGATCAGGGAAAAGGCCTTAAAGGCCCCGCCCACATAGAGGGCAGCCTTTTTGCCCTGAAGATCCGTTTTATAGCGCTGAATCTCCGGCAGGATGGCCCGGATTTCCTCCCGCACCAGATCCTTGGTACGCTCCATGAGATCCCTGTCCTCAAAAAAGGAAGCCACATCGTAAAGGGCTTTGGCCACATCCTCGATGCCGAAATAGGATACCCGGATGAAGGGGATGCCAAAGGCCTTTTCCATGTCTTTGGCAAGGCCGGTCATGGAGCCGGAGCACTGCACCACATTGAGCTTTGCCTCCGGTGCCTTCATGATTTCCTCCACCCGGCTGTCTCCGGTCATGACGGAAACCACATCTATGCCCATGCGGCGGTAATATTCCTTGATGATCCAGGCTTCGCCGCCAATGTTGAATTCCCCCAGAATATTGATGGAAAGGGGGCGGGATGCGGGCAGAGCCTTTTGATCGAAGAGGGAGAAGAGGGCGGTGCAGGCGGCCTTGTACCCGTCCTTTTTGGTGCCCTTGAAACCTTCGGAATGCACGGGCCGCACGGGAATCCCCTTTTTTGCCTCCACCTTCCGGCAGACGGCCTCCACGTCGTCGCCAATGATGCCGATGATGCAGGTGCTGTACACAAAGGCGGCCTTGGGTGCGTATTTTTCAATGAGATGGAGGAGGGCGGCCTCCAGCTTTTTTTCGCCTCCGAAGATCACGTCCTTTTCCTTAAGGTCGGTGGAAAAGCTTAAGCGGTGCAGCTCAGGCCCGGAAGAGAGGGCACCCCGGATGTCCCAGGTGTAGGCGGCACAACCGATGGGGCCGTGGACAATATGCAGGGCATCGGCAATGGGGTAGAGCACCACCCTGGAGCCGCAGAAGACGCAGGCCCGCTGGCTGACGGAACCTGCAAGGCTTTTGGTGTCGCAGCTCATGGTGCAGGGAGCCTCACCCGTTTTATGGATGGCGTTTTTTCTCTGTTCCAG
Proteins encoded in this window:
- a CDS encoding nitrogenase component 1, whose protein sequence is MFHSEEIMKPVTENACSLCAPLGAALAFKGVEGCVPLLHGSQGCATYIRRYMISHFKEPVDIASSNFHEDTAIFGGGANLRMAINNILRQYRPKIIGIASTCLSETIGDDVPMMLKEIRKANPDYPPLIFASTPSYSGSHEEGYWKSLSALVDQLLPEGPSNMAGKREELLPLFTAALSPADQRHLKDLVGLMGLFPCLVPDSSETLDGGKWEEYETLPRGGVSLESLQNMIEAKAGLHLGAASALREISPLTILGRKSGLAPHFQGLPVGIRATDRFLALLQDLSGQAIPKMLLEERSRLIDAYVDSHKIVSGLKAMVFGDEDLVAGLVPFLAEIGVKTLVAASGSRSGQLKKSLESLLSEDEQTGMKVVEGADYATLEKLAEENPPDFFMGSSKGYAMARKTRTPLIRVGFPVHDRVGGPSIRILGYGGARELFERICNGILEVRQEATGVGFSYL
- the nifE gene encoding nitrogenase iron-molybdenum cofactor biosynthesis protein NifE encodes the protein MPNQGFSILEQRKNAIHKTGEAPCTMSCDTKSLAGSVSQRACVFCGSRVVLYPIADALHIVHGPIGCAAYTWDIRGALSSGPELHRLSFSTDLKEKDVIFGGEKKLEAALLHLIEKYAPKAAFVYSTCIIGIIGDDVEAVCRKVEAKKGIPVRPVHSEGFKGTKKDGYKAACTALFSLFDQKALPASRPLSINILGEFNIGGEAWIIKEYYRRMGIDVVSVMTGDSRVEEIMKAPEAKLNVVQCSGSMTGLAKDMEKAFGIPFIRVSYFGIEDVAKALYDVASFFEDRDLMERTKDLVREEIRAILPEIQRYKTDLQGKKAALYVGGAFKAFSLIRALDALGMEVVMAGTQTGAGDEYEELARICKPGTLIVDDANPLELSACVMEKGADLFIGGVKERPIAFKLGLGFCDHNHERKIPLAGFEGMVNFAREVHATVTSPVFRFFDR